Genomic window (Rhodothermus sp.):
GCGCGTTCAGTGGAGATTGTGGTACGGGTTCGTGATTTGATTTCCGGGCAGGAAGTGGCACGCAGCCTTACTTTTGAAGTCGGTTCTTAAGGATGGGGCGACAGCGAGGCAGTGGCCGCGAGGCGGATACTGCGCAGCGTGATTTTTTTGGGCGGGTGTGGGAGGTGGTAGCCCGCATCCCACCGGGACGGGTCACCACATACGGACATATTGCCGAATACCTGGGTTCGCGTAGCGCTGCCCGAACGGTTGGCTGGGCGCTGAACGCGGCAGCCGGATCGGACCTGCCCTGCCACCGGGTAGTCAATCGTCGGGGAGAGCTGACCGGTCGCATGCATTTCGAAGGGCCCTTCGTCATGGAAGAACGCCTGCGTAGCGAAGGCGTCACATTTACCGAAGACGGCCGCGTCGATCTTTCTCGCCATCTGTGGATTCCAGGCCAGGACGAAGACAACTCTGAGCATTCCCCTCGGGGCGGGATGCCTTGAAATGCGTCGGACCAGCGCGTTTGTGAGTCTGTAAAGCAACCGTTCCCGTAGCTCGAACGGTAAAACAGGCAGCCCAGCGAGTTGCAAAAGGACTGCTTCTGGTTGGAGTCCGCTTGCCGTCATGCTGGCGTACAGGTGCAGCCATCCTGTTGTCCAGGTGAGTTGCCGGGAAGGAGTGTAGCGTGGAAGTCATGATGCGGGAATGCGTCGTGCGTTCTGTCGGCCGTTCCTGCCGGGCGTTTTACAACCTGGAGGTTCGGTTGAGCGGCTTCTGGCTTCGGTGTGGGGAGTTCGGACAACGCCTGCAAGTGGCCTCCAGCAGCAACGAAGTGTCGGCAATATTTATGCGACAAAATCAATATCGGGAAAATACGCTTCTTCTCGGCCTGTCTGTTGGCATGAAACGGTCGGAGCCTTTCAGGGTTGAGCAGCTACCGGATGGCCGGCCAGGCGATCGAGGACGTCCCAGAAGCCGGGAAACGAGATGCGGGTGCATTCAGCCCCTTCAATAAGCGTCTCACCTTCGGCCACCAGTCCGGCTACCCCCATGGCCATGGCAATGCGGTGATCGTCAAAGCTACGGACGGTGGTGCCGCGGAGCCGACGGCCGCCTTCGATCGCCAGACCGTCGTCGAATACTTCGACGCACGCGCCCAGAGCTTGCAGGTTTTCGGCCATGGCTGCGATGCGATCGGTTTCCTTGACCCGCAGCTCGGCAGCGTCCCGGATTTCGGTGCGGCCGGTGGCACAGGCAGCAGCCACGGCCAACACAGGGATTTCGTCGATCAGGTTTGGAATGAGGGCCCCGCCCACATGGATGCCGTGCAGCGTGCTGCTGCGCACGATCAGGTCGGCGATAGGTTCGCCGCCGTAGTTTCGCTCGTTCTCGACAATAATCTCGGCGCCCATGGCTCGCAGCACGTCGAGCAGGGCTGCACGAGACGGATTGAGCCCTACACCGGGCAGGCGGATTTCGCTGTCGGGCACGATCGTGCCGGCCACCAAGAAAAAGGCCGCGGCCGAAAAATCGCGGGGGATCGTCCAGGTGCGGGCCGGGATGCGCTGTCCCCCCTGTACAGTCAGGTAACGCTCACCTGCTATTTCCACCACACTCAGGCCCAGCATGCGCTCGGTATGATCCCGGGAAGGGATAGGTTCGATGACGGTCGTTTCTCCTTCGGCGAACAAGCCAGCCAGCAACACGCACGATTTGACCTGTGCTGACGGCACGGGGAGCCGATAGGTAATGCCCCGCAGCTTACGGCCACCTCGAATATGGATAGGCGCATGACCGTCGGTGAGCGTCAACGTGGCACCCATCTGGCGCAGCGGAGCGGCGATGCGCTCCATCGGGCGACGACTGAGCGAAGCATCTCCAACAAGCGTGCTGTCGAAGGGTTGTCCGGCCAGAATTCCAGCCAGCAGGCGCATTGTGGTGCCCGAGTTGCCACAGTCGAGCGGGCGATCCGGAGCCTGCAGGCCTTCCAGCCCACGGCCCTCGACGATCAGAATGCCATGCGCGTCTTCCGTAATGGAAACGCCCAGCTGCCGCAGACACGAAAGCGTGGACTGCGGATCGGCGGCTGACGAATAGTTCACCAGGCGTGAGGTGCCGTCGGCCAGAGCCGCCAGCAGAGCAGCCCGGTGGGCGATGGACTTGTCCGGGGGCAACTCGACAATGCCCAGCAGGCTTCGGGCTTGCGACACGCGCTGGATCATGGACTGTCCAACCAGTTTCAAGGGGTCGGCGATGGTTGTGAAAGGCCGGCCATCAGCCGATCCAACTCCACTTCCACGTTGCGTACAAGGTCCTGTTTCTCTTCCCAGTGCATAAAAGCGTGGCGGAAGCCGTTGAGCACAACGTTTCGGAGCTGTTGCACGTTGAGTCCACAATGGTGATGCACGCGCCAGAGTTCGTCGGTCATAGTAGTGCGGCTAAACAGGCGGTTA
Coding sequences:
- a CDS encoding methylated-DNA--[protein]-cysteine S-methyltransferase, yielding MGRQRGSGREADTAQRDFFGRVWEVVARIPPGRVTTYGHIAEYLGSRSAARTVGWALNAAAGSDLPCHRVVNRRGELTGRMHFEGPFVMEERLRSEGVTFTEDGRVDLSRHLWIPGQDEDNSEHSPRGGMP
- the aroA gene encoding 3-phosphoshikimate 1-carboxyvinyltransferase; the protein is MIQRVSQARSLLGIVELPPDKSIAHRAALLAALADGTSRLVNYSSAADPQSTLSCLRQLGVSITEDAHGILIVEGRGLEGLQAPDRPLDCGNSGTTMRLLAGILAGQPFDSTLVGDASLSRRPMERIAAPLRQMGATLTLTDGHAPIHIRGGRKLRGITYRLPVPSAQVKSCVLLAGLFAEGETTVIEPIPSRDHTERMLGLSVVEIAGERYLTVQGGQRIPARTWTIPRDFSAAAFFLVAGTIVPDSEIRLPGVGLNPSRAALLDVLRAMGAEIIVENERNYGGEPIADLIVRSSTLHGIHVGGALIPNLIDEIPVLAVAAACATGRTEIRDAAELRVKETDRIAAMAENLQALGACVEVFDDGLAIEGGRRLRGTTVRSFDDHRIAMAMGVAGLVAEGETLIEGAECTRISFPGFWDVLDRLAGHPVAAQP